TATTTCGATGCATTTATTTAAGCGCCTGCGTACGCGCATAGGTGTGAGCAGGCAGGTGTGGGAGGGTGACGTCATGCAACAGTACCAGGCTTTTTATATCATCGCTGCATTAATAAAGAGCTCAGCGTTGGGCCGAGAGCCGCTGCCTGCGGTCCCGCGGCCCCGGCCATCCTCCGCTCGGGGGGCCCGGGGGTTCCCGGTCCCGGAGgcgcggcgggcccggggggggggggggcggggctgccgcagcccggccccgcccggaGCCGCCCCCAGCGGAAGCGccgccggtgccggtgccgggcGGGCGCCACGtcaggcggggcggggcgggccaGGAGCGGGGCTGGAGCCGTGGGATGCGGGCCGGGATGCGGGCCGGGATGCGGGTGCTGGCCGTGCTGCTGTGCGCGCTGCGGGCCGGCGGCACCGAGCTGACCTTCGAGCTGCCCGACAGCGCCAAGCAGTGCTTCCACCAGGAGCTGGAGCGCGGCCTCAAGTTCACGCTGGACTACCAGGTactgccctgcccgcagccctgctcctgcttgtGCCCATCGCCCCCGGACCCTACCCCCGGACCCTGCCGCAGCGCCTCTTCCCCGCatccccccggctccccccccgGACCGCACCGGGAGACGGTCCCAGCCCTGGCCCCGGGCCCCGCAGTGCCCTCCTTGGAGCCGGGACCGGGACGTGCCCACAGCGGCCACGGGAACCCCTGACCCGGGCCATCAGGGCCGTCCCCCTGGCCGGGCACCCCACGGGAGCTGCTGGCACCGTGGGGCGCAGCTTCCCCACGGGGTCCCCCGGGCTGGGCCCCTGTCCCGTGGCGGTCAGCCGTGGGCACGGCTGCGCACGCCGGCGTGGGGCCACGCAGAGCTGCTCCCGGCAGGGCGGGAGGCTCTCGGCATGTGGTTCGGCAGGTGCTGCCTGCGTCTCCTTGCGCAGGTGATCACCGGGGGACACTACGACGTGGATTGCTACGTGGAGGACCCCAACGGCAGGACGATCTACAAGGAAACCAAGAAGCAGTACGACAGCTTCCCGCACCGTACCGAAGTCAAGGGCGTCTACACCTTCTGCTTCAGCAATGAGTTCtccaccttctcccacaaaacCATCTACTTCGACTTCCAGGTGGGCGACGAGCCACCGATCCTGCCCGACATGAGCAACCGCGTCACCGCCCTGACACAGGTGGGTCACTGCACGCTGCCGCGGGAGGAAGGTCCCGCCACAGCTCCCACTTGCGGCCAAACGGCCCCACAGGACGGCAGTTGGGGGCTCATCCCCTTCTCCGTCTGCCGAATGCAGAAGTGCTAACCACCAGCCAACCGCCCTGCCACATGCAGGCCACATCCTCCTCCCAGTGGCACGGGcagagagggatggggagggctgCTCTGggtctgaacctcccctggccTGAGCACCCAGTTTCCGTCCCGCACAAGGGAAGTGCAGCAAGGCTTTTCCATCCCTTGGCGTGAGCCCACAGGGATGGCTGCACCCTGGGCTGGGACCCAGACCCTGCTCTTGGCCTCCAGCACCTTGGCAGGGCTCTCGGTTGTGCCCTGGTGCTCACAGCAGGCTCCCTCCGCCGGACAGTCTCCAGCATTGCTCCTTCGAGCAGAACCACTCTCGGGTTGGGGCTGGCAGAgacccagcagcacagggcgCTGCTGTCCTGCTCTCGGGTGCCCCAGCACCGTCCTCAGCTCCCTCCCGCGAGCGCCGGGCCTGCGCTGTGCCACATCAGGAGCAACGGACTGTGCTTGTCTCCCTAGATGGAGTCCGCCTGTGTCACCATCCACGAGGCTCTGAACACAGTGATCGACTCCCAGACTCACTACCGCCTGCGGGAAGCACAGGACCGGAGCAGAGCCGAAGACCTCAACGGCCGGGTCTCATACTGGTCGGTTGGGGAAACCCTCATCCTCTTTGTGGTCAGCATTGGGCAAGTGATGCTGCTCAAAAGCTTCTTCACCGAGAAGAGACCCGGCAGCAGCGGGGCCAGCACCTAGAGCCGCAGCCGTTCTGTGCCCAAACTGCgcggggggagcgggcaggCAGCATTCTCCTGGGTCACGGTTTACCTCTGTTTTTCACAAGGTGCTGCAGtggggaggtggctgggggggagcaggggatgaTGTGACACTGCTGAGCCAGGTGGAAAATGGTCACCCAGGCAGGGGCAACCCCCAGCCAATCCCCCCAACATCACCTCCCGCTTTGCTTTCGCCTGCCCTGCGGCCCTGTCCCCTCACCCAGCCAGTCTGTCCCCACTCGCCAGCTCCACCAGGGAAGCAGTTGGGTGCGCTGGGGTTTGGCATCAACACTCTGGTCCCTTGTCTGATGCCTGAGGCACCTTCAGAGCCCGATGTGACTGCAAGGTGCAGCCCGGCATCCAGCAAGGCCACACACTGCCCACGCACACCCAGCGGGACAGGGAGCTCTGCCCAGGCCGGCGAAGGGATGGGGCAACACCGACCCACCCAGCGCCCACCTCCCGAGCACTCCTGCCCCCAGCCAAGTGCTGTTagcccagagcagagctgccctgcAGGCTGCAAGCTCtgtgcctgcaggcagaggagcggTGAGCACAGCTCCCCTTTTTTCCCTAGGCCAGGGCCAAAGCCGGCAGCAGCGTCCCAGGAGCCACTGGCTCAAAAACAGAGGCAAGGTTTCAGCAGGGGCTTTTGGCTTGGTGGTTTCCATTGCTTTGCAAGCCCCCATCCTCACAGTGAAGCATTTCCCAGGCCCTCCTGTGCCCTGAAAGCAAGCAGCATGCCCCGTACAAGATGGTATTTTCATACTTGCACGAGTCCACTCGGCCACCCTACGCATCCCACTGTGCCCAGCAGACAGCCGGAGtgggcacagctctgcctcACCTGTGCCAAGGAAACCCCATcgccactgcagcagcagcaaggaaccCCCACGCCCCTGGGACTGCAGCCCTGTTCCCTGGAGCCTCCACAAAACAGAGACCCCCACAAGACCCTTTGGGAGACCACCCTGTGCGAGAGCCCTGGGGAGACCAGTGCACCAGCCACCACCGCCAGCCCTTGAGCGGGCACGGGATCGCTCCTCGGGAGCCGGAGCAGCACCACTGGCGTTTTACTTTGCCACTTCGTAATAAACCCCTGCGACCGTGGTTCGCGCTGCCGTTATTGGGCACTGCTCCCAGGATGGACAGCCAGGTACGGCCACTGCTGAGCTGGCTGTCCCTGCCTGCAGGAGGCCCTGCCTGTTCCTGCCTCATCGGGCGCTCACCCCCTGCCAGCACTGGAGGGAAGGGCTCGGCACCTGCTGGGAAGATGCCAGTCTCCCCCCTGGCCCTTGGCAGACTCCTGtccaagaagaaacattttggtGCAGCCAGTTACCGcagccctcccctcctgcctgcctgcctgcagccctgccacacACCGGCTGAGCGTGCTTCTGGCACAGGACCGGGCGCCAGAGCCAGGGAGACCCCCTTAGCAGgagcagctctcccagcagTCCCCTCGCTGACGTGGCCAGCTAATGCATGAGGCTGCATCATCAGCGGGGGCTTCCCCGGGTCTATGGGCAAGTCCCTAGGTCTGGGTCCTCCCTGGCAGCAGGGACCAAAGTGGACGAGGGAGCCCAGTGACCCATGGCAGCAAAGTGGGGAGCCCCAGGCAGACGCCGTCTGGCGTTGGCCTCTTGCTTCAGTTGTGGCTTCAGCAAACCCTAGCTCAGCCAGTAACCCTTCCCCGAGGCCAGGGGGATGCCAGAGCTGTTCACATAAGCCATCCCTCACCTCCAGCATTGCTCCTCGTGCCGTGGGGAGGGCTCAGACTGGCTGCTCCAGGGTGCAGGGGGAAGCAAAGGGCCCAGGCACCTACAGCTCCTGCTcaaggctggggctgctccccacctccccagcccgctccccacctccccagcccgctccccacctccccagcctcTCCCGGCCCCGCCAGCTGCACCAGCTCCTGCGGCAGCACTGGCCTTGGGGCAGTTGCTGTGCACAGCCGACAGCAGCTGGGCCCCCGTGCCTCGCAACGACCTTCGGCAGGAGCCAAGAGCTCCCGTTTTGAGCGGGAcaaggctgctgcaggcagcgtGACGCCCTGGGACTGCTGCCAGCTCAGTGCCACTGGTGTGGACCAGCCCTGTGGCCCACTGGGACTAGGAGCCCCATGGGGGAcaaacagccccagcagccaCTGCAGAGAGAGCAGCACCCAGACCTGGCCAATGCGCAGGATGCCCTTGGATCTGCCCGTCCCTGGGGACCCTGGCAGCCCCCAtggcaggggcaggagcagccaggaCTGGCTCCAGACCAGCCACCCCCCAGAGCCAGCAGGTTGGGGCTCCTgcccagcctgtccccagcagcGCTGGCTCTGGAGACCCCAACCCAGCTCACAGCTGGGGACGCGGGCAGGACAGGACGTGGCCATGGGACACTTTATTGtggtgctgggctctgctccaGTGGCTGTGCAGAGCTTGGCAGGtgcagagaggggagaggggaccAGGGTGACCCACGCCAGCCCTGCCACCCACAGAGGCACTTTGGGGTGCCAGAAGAGAGGGGCAGCAACCCCGTCCCTGCCAGACCTGTCCTGCCCTCACTGTCCCATTCCCAgtcccctcctgcccacagcCTCGATGCCTGCTGAGCACCCCAGGACGTCCCTCTGGGCACAGGGCCATGCCCGGCTCACagggagctgctctggcaggagccagccccagcgggcagccccagcccagcggGCATCGGCTGCTCCTGCCCCGCTGGGACACCCCGCTTGGGTGGCAGGGAGGACCCCGAGCAGTGGAAGGAGCCGGTGACTGGGGAGGGCGGCTGGGGCTCGGTGCCATGCCCgcaggggcagccccagcgCCTCCGGaaggggatggtgaagagccCATAGGTGATGGGGTCCAGGCATGCATTGAAGAGGCCAAAGATGAAGAGGATGTGGGTGAGGGCCGGCGAGACCCTCTTCTCCATGATCCGTGGGCAGAACCAGTACCACAGCCCCAGCAGGTAGTAGGGGGTCCAGCAGAGGATGAAGGAGGAGACGATGACCAGGCTCATCTTCAGCATGCGCAGCCGTGCCCGCGGGATGTTGTTCCTGGAGCACCGCAGCGACACGTCCTGGGATGAgactggggggggcggggggcacaGCCCGTGAGTGGGGGATGCTTAGTGGCCTGGCTGGGACAGGGACCCCATGCTCTGAAGGAGGGCTGGGGGTTCCCCACACAGCCCCAGCCAGGCTTCCCCCCTTCTCTCTTCACCCCGGGGTCCCTGCAAAGCCCCCTGGGCACGGGGACATGGCAGGCTGATGCCCAGGCACTCACAGAGGCTGGAGCCCATGCGCCGGGAGATCTCCAGGAGGATGCGTGCGTAGCAGCAGATCATGATGAGCAGCGgcagcaggaagaggcaggcgaAGCCAAGCATGTTGTAGAGGGTCTcgtgccagggctgggggaagctgccCAGCGTGGTGCACTGGGTGAAGTTGTGCGGGGAGCGGAGGGTGACCGTGTGGAAGAGGAACAGCTGGAGACAGAGCAGAGGTGGGATGGTGGCCTCTTCGCTGGGGCCGCAGGGTGACGGGGGCTCTGCGCCTCCCGAAGGCAGGGCACCAGAGTCCCGAGCCAGGGACCACTGGAGCCACAGGGTCAGACCCTGCcagcgggagcaggagccgcaGTTGCCCCTGCACCAGCTCCACTCCCCGCTCCCAGGGGGCTAGGGTGcacagcggggaggggggcagagctgggtgcagGGGGCACACTGCCACAGTCCCTCTTTTGCTGCCCGGCTGGGCTGCCTCTCCTCCAAgccctctccatccccatcccgcaGGGCTCGTGGCAGCACCAGCCCTGGGAGCAACCCCAGCCTGCGCAGCCAGGCACCCTGGGAGCCGTCACAGgggctgggtgggcatctgCCACGGGGCATGGGGCTGAAGAGGAGCCCTGGGGACGGGTACCTGCGGCACCGAGAGCCCTGCACTGAGGAGCCAGGCAGCGTAGAGCATGATGCGGTTCCTCCTCCGGGCGTGGGCGATGGCCAGCGGGCGCAGGATGGCAGCCTGCCGGTCCAGGCTGATGACGACGGTGACGAAGGCAGAGGCGTACATGGCCAGCAGCCGGAGGTACATGAGGAGGCGGCAGGCCAGGTCGCCTGCCCGCCACTGCAACGTGATGTTCCAGATGGCGTCCAGCGGCATCACCGCCACCGTCACCAGCAGGTCGGCAGCAGccaggtgcagcagcagcaggcggaTGTGGGaccgccggccgccccgccggcccccggccgCCCGCAGAACCGCCAGGTTGCAGCCGGCGGAGAGGACGAAGAGGGCGAAGGTGACAGCCACACGGGCCTGAGCGGCGGGGGAGAAGGTGGGCAGCCGCAGGGGCTCCTCGCTGCCCTCGGCCTGGGGACTCCAGGCACAgcccagctggggggggggcaggctgctggggggCTCCGCGCTGGCGTTCCCCGCTGCAGGGTCTGGGTCCGGATGGCCCCTTCCTGCTGCAATAGGCAGACAGGCAGTGGCAGCCTGCCCAGAGGGggccctggggtgggggctctgggggggacaggtcatgctcagcatagGAGGTCCCGTACCCTGgagccctgctccctgcccagggctgcaccacagc
This region of Buteo buteo chromosome 13, bButBut1.hap1.1, whole genome shotgun sequence genomic DNA includes:
- the TMED3 gene encoding transmembrane emp24 domain-containing protein 3 encodes the protein MRAGMRAGMRVLAVLLCALRAGGTELTFELPDSAKQCFHQELERGLKFTLDYQVITGGHYDVDCYVEDPNGRTIYKETKKQYDSFPHRTEVKGVYTFCFSNEFSTFSHKTIYFDFQVGDEPPILPDMSNRVTALTQMESACVTIHEALNTVIDSQTHYRLREAQDRSRAEDLNGRVSYWSVGETLILFVVSIGQVMLLKSFFTEKRPGSSGAST
- the LOC142038461 gene encoding gonadotropin-releasing hormone II receptor-like, with amino-acid sequence MAQLSGAGQDTLAGGRGHPDPDPAAGNASAEPPSSLPPPQLGCAWSPQAEGSEEPLRLPTFSPAAQARVAVTFALFVLSAGCNLAVLRAAGGRRGGRRSHIRLLLLHLAAADLLVTVAVMPLDAIWNITLQWRAGDLACRLLMYLRLLAMYASAFVTVVISLDRQAAILRPLAIAHARRRNRIMLYAAWLLSAGLSVPQLFLFHTVTLRSPHNFTQCTTLGSFPQPWHETLYNMLGFACLFLLPLLIMICCYARILLEISRRMGSSLFSSQDVSLRCSRNNIPRARLRMLKMSLVIVSSFILCWTPYYLLGLWYWFCPRIMEKRVSPALTHILFIFGLFNACLDPITYGLFTIPFRRRWGCPCGHGTEPQPPSPVTGSFHCSGSSLPPKRGVPAGQEQPMPAGLGLPAGAGSCQSSSL